TCGGCCATTAACGCGCGGTACCAGGCGTACCGGCGGGGAGAGATTGCGCTGGGGCGCAACGAGGTCGACCAGATCGGCTTTCGCCTGGCGCACATGCTGGGGCACCCGCGGGTGTACGCCGTAGACCACCGGCAGGACCTGGACGTGGCCGGCGTGCTGGGGTGGGCCGCCCGCAACGGCCAGGCCGACGCCGCCCAGCGCATTGGCGCGATGATCCAGCAGCTGGTGGCCGAAAAGAGCGCCGCCGTCGCCAATGCCTCACTGGGCGAGGTGCTGCGGCGGGAGAACAGCCCGGCCGCCGACAGTCTGGAGTCGCTGTACCTGCACTTCGTCCCCATCGGCAGCGACACGTCGTTCATCGGGGCGCAGATGGTGGCGGACTGGTACGCGCGCAACCTGAAGATCTTCGCCAACGTGACCCGCGTGGCGCGACCCGGCGAGCGCGTGCTGGTGATCATGGGCACCGGCCACGGCCCGCTGCTGCGCCGGTACGTGGACGAGCACCCCGACTACGACCTGGTGCACGCCACCCCGTACCTGGAGCGCTTCCGGCCATCGCCATCGCGGTAGGCGCGCGCTGGGAATATGGAGAGCGGGGCGGGGTTCCTTGCCGGGACCCGCGCCCCGCTTCACTTTGCGTGCTGTGCATCCCGCCGTTCCCCACTTCCCCGCTCCGCAATGAAGCTTTCCGTCGACCGCGCCCTGCGAGCCATCTGGCTGGCCATCGGCGTGCTGCTGCTCGGGTTCCTGCTGGTG
This window of the Longimicrobium sp. genome carries:
- a CDS encoding DUF5694 domain-containing protein is translated as MPPKAAARIRTLPALLAALALATGAFAQTAPRAQVMVLGTPHWDNPGQDYSNTQVDDVLAERRQTEIAALAAALSEFRPTRIAVEVPVARDSAINARYQAYRRGEIALGRNEVDQIGFRLAHMLGHPRVYAVDHRQDLDVAGVLGWAARNGQADAAQRIGAMIQQLVAEKSAAVANASLGEVLRRENSPAADSLESLYLHFVPIGSDTSFIGAQMVADWYARNLKIFANVTRVARPGERVLVIMGTGHGPLLRRYVDEHPDYDLVHATPYLERFRPSPSR